The region atccccatattattacttaccctcttgctcttttgcaccccagtatcgctacttgcacatcatcatctgcacatatatcactccagtattaatgctaaattgtaattattttcgcctctatggcctatttattgcctacctgcCTACtctcctacatttgcacacactgtacatagatctttctatttttattttcttttgtgttattgactgtacatttgtttatgtgtaactctgtgttgttgtttttgtcacactgctttgctttatcttggccaggtcgcagttgtaaatgagaacttgttctcaactggcctacctggttaaataaaggtgaaataaaacatttaaaaataaacaCAAGTATGCAGAGCTGCAGTGCAGGAAGTGTCACTCTGAAGAGGGCACTGTTTCCTCACAATAATACCGTGTTGGTGAGGGTAAAGCAGGAGGATAGAGGGCCATGAAGCCAGAtggcacaaagaccagggagcacCATTTCCTTACCAGTCCAGCTAAGTCCCAGGTGGTCAGCCACGATGGCCATCCGCAGGTCTGTTCGCTCACAGGGACTCTGAGGACCTGAAGGGCAGAGAACATCTATTAATCAACACTGTTCAGTATCTTTTCTACTGACTGAAATTGGAGTACAGAGGACTCTTTCCTTTTCTGGCCAAGCGTGGAATTTTCCAAATTATATAAATTCATACTGAGTGTTTTGCAGCCTCTCCTCTGGGTTTGATATAGACATGTTTAATCAACAGGTTTACCGTGAATGTGAATTGTATTATTCAATGGGTTGGTTAGGCTGACAACACTTCAGATTTGGTTTCCAGAATGGCAAGAAAAGGCAGACTAGACACAATATGACGGACTACAGTGTGTCATTTGGACACAGATGCTCTGTGAATGTTTGTGAATAtgtatcctcaaagcaggcagtAATTGTCATAAGAACTATACAAACAAAATAAAGTAAAAACATTGGTCAAAAGTGTCATGTACTCGTAGGAGCTCTAGTGGACTCACAGTTCTTAATGGGACTACACAGTACACATGCGGACAACCTTTGTGTTTTTGCTAAGGCTAATTAGCTCAGTGACACAACCTGAACATGAAATAGAATAAACTAGAACTGCTGTTATCAGTAGCCAccctgcacagacagacagatagacagactcaGTAGCCGTCAACAGGAAACTGGCTGTGCCAGTGCACCAGTCACTACTCTGGCATGCTGAGGTCTCTGACAACTAAGGGGttggggggagaaggaggagagtctGACAAGGACAAATACAGTACATAGATGACGATGACAGAATGACGGCTACTATTTTAAGAGAATAAACACGCCACAGGCAATCAATCACAACGACTTCATGCAACTAAGGTTTTAACAAGTGTGAAAGTTTTACAAACTAGGCTTGATCTCCGCGACGGGGGGCGCCCGAGGCCCCGCAACCTGACTGCCCTCCTTCCCACCAGTCCGCCTACTCCTCCTGCTCCTTTCACTGCCGGAGGCCCTGTCGACCTTAGCTCTTACGGACAAGGCCCCGGCCTCAGCTCTCGAGCCTCTACCAGACCTCGACGAGCGGGAGGGCTGAGAGGGGGCCGACAGAGAGGTGCTCCTGGAGGTGCTGTCTTCCTCGGACTGTTCTCCCTGTGTCTTTTTCTCTTCGTCTGACAGGCGGTCGGCCAGCTTTAGCGTCTCCCCGCTAATGCCCTTAAAGTACTCGATGGTGCGTTTACAAACCTCGCTGGCGTTCTCCCTACTCGTCTCACCTGCCGAGCTAACCTGAGATCTGTTTTTAATGGAGAACCTGgagggtaactgtatagctactCTTTCCCTGCTAGACTGAGCTGTTACCTGCACTGATATTGGGGAGCTGGTTGTGCTGCTCTTTTTAATATCTTTGATTGGGATTCTAGACCTGGGCTCTACTTTGGCAATGACAGGCTCTGCTCTTCTCCTGACCTCAGCCTTGACAACCTGTTTGGGTTTTTGCTTCCCTATTGCTGTGGCTTGTGTACGAAAAGACCACCCTGGCGCTTTGACAGGCAGCCTAGACTTTTGCTGCTTCGTCTCAGCTTCCTTGATGGCTTCACTTTCTCTTTGTTCAGCCTGAACACTGCTTTCTTCTACTCTCTCTACAGAGTCACTACAGAACAAAGCTTCAATCCTACTGGCTTTCTGAAGTGTGGGTTCAGAAGACGACTGCAAATTAAACACCACACTGCCACACTGTATATAGTTAGCCTGCACGCTTGAGGACTCaaggttattgttgttattgcagTTCTCTGCAGGGTAATCTCTTCTTTCTGACAGCTTTGGATCTGTGTATCCGCTAGACTGACTCTCCACTGACTGGTTTTCCAAGTTAATGTACTCTGCCATCTGACTTTCTGCCATCTCTGCCTTACATTCTTTGAGATCCCCAGAGTCTTTTTTCACTGTAATGGAGACGGCTATTCCCATCTTAATGGGGGTGCGTAATTTGGGGTCAACTTTAGAGGCCGTAATCGTGCATGAGGATGTGATCTCGGCTACAGTGACACCAGAAGGCGCATCGCTACAGCCAGTGCCAGTCTGTGCAGGGCTGCACTTTGCTGATGTGCTGCTGTCTGTGGCAGTCTCTAccttcaccccttcacccctctccCCTGTTTTTGACTGAGAGGTAACTACCCCCGGActcttaccccctctccccttgtCCCCTGATTTCCCATCAGAGGAATGCTCACCAATCTGGAAAAATTGAAGTCTCTCTTCAACAAAGTCCCGCTTGCTCATGTCAATTGCACCACTGCGCGTCATCTCAAACATCTTCCCCTCGTGGAAGGGGAAAGGGTTAGGCTCGCTAGTCGGTGTGCTCTCATCAGTCGGGGTTCTAGCAGGGGTAGTGTCTGGAGTGGTGGCTTGCGACTTGTCATCCACAGACAAACCGAAAGGCTTGGGATCTTCTTCTTTCGCTTTGGCATCAAAAACTCCTTCTCCCCCTTTGCTTGACCAGGGGTCAAAGTCTAAGCCTTTCGTGGCGACAGTTTTGAAGGTAGAGTTTAACTCCTCTTCGAGTTGATAGCCAAAGAAGTTATCTGCAAAGCCTTGTCTATCGCCCTGTCTATCTGGATGTCTTCCCTCGAGAGTGTAGTCTTTTTCATCTCCAATGTTTTGATCTGAGTTTGCTTTCCCATTATCCCCTCCATCCTCACTTGGTGTTTTCTCCTCCTCTATGACTTCAAGCTTTGATTGACTAAAGGAACGATCACATGTCTTGCCGTCATTGGACAGGCTGGATGTCTTAGGGTCTTGTTCACTCAACCCATCATCCTCATCTTGAAGGTCATAGCCATCGAGAGAGTCTATTTCAGTAGCATCTGTGTCATGAGAGAACTCAGTTGTGGCAATGGAGCAGTCTGTGATTGACTGGTCATTTTGCTCCAAGTCTTCCTCCTCTGCTTTTACAACGCCATTAGTACCTGACTCCTTGTTGTTTCCGTTCCTCTCAGGCTTTTTGGGTTTCAGAcgcttctctccttcctccttctccttcatCTTGAAGGTGTACTTTTTGTTGGGGATGGGATGGAAGATAGACTCATCATCGCTAGAGTTACTGTCATCTGCTCCAGGGGGAACTGGAGACGGAGGCTGAACCCTGATGATGGGCTCTGCAAGGAGGTGCTGATCATGCTCCTCTTGGAGGTtcacctccatcatctctgtcTCAGCCTCTGAGGAGGCACAAGACCCCCTCTTCTCAGGGTCCGAATGCTCAGCCTCTAAAGGCGGAGGTGGGGGAAACTCAATGTAAGCGACTCGTTTCTCTTTGGGTCGTTTCAATGTTTCCTGGTTTCTGTTGGAGGGTTCTGATGAGGCAGGCTTGGTTTTCTGTGGCAGAGACTCCGTGTAGATGAAGGTCTTTCCTTCGTCTTCCTCAGACTCCTCTGCTATTGGACTGGGCATGCTGGGCATATATCCAATCACGGAATCTGTCTTTCTGGAGGCAAGGCTCACCTCCTCAGAGCTTGGTGTCTCAGGAGTAACAGGACTCTTGCCAGAGCTGTCCATGAAAGTTACTTGCTCTAAAGTGTCATCCTCTGGGCTGCCTTGAGGAGATGGGGGCTGTTTTTGTTTGACAGTATAAAATGCTCCCCGTGTCTCGTGCACTGTTCGGCTCTCGTGACTCACTATTTTTTGGTACGTTCCCAGCAGCCCAGTTGTTTCTTTTTCATATTGCTTGCCCACTTGGATGCTTACATAAACTGGCAATGGTTTGATGTCTTTGAAACCCTCAGTGACAACTACAGGGGTTATGTTTTCCAAGTATTCTACTTGGTCGCTATCTATACCATTACATACTACAGTTGACTGACTACTATCATAAGAATCTGAGGATTTTTCTACTGATGAGTCGTTTGTAGATTTGTTGGCTTCAGAGCTGCCATGTAACCGATTTCTAGCTAAAGTAGGTATTTGTGATCCTGCCCTTTCACATAGTTTAACAGAGGTATCTAACTTTAATGATGTGGATTGATGATTCTCTGAGAAACTACATGGCATTCTAACAGGAATTTGCGATTCCGAGTTTTTTTTTAGACTACCGGTACGTACATCACTACTATTTGGGTTTTCTCGAACCACAAGCTCTGTGTAAATAGTTTTCTTGGTTGTCTCTTCTTTACTGGTTATTCCATCTCTAAAGCCCTGCAGTTGTCTTTGTGAATTTCTGTCATTGCCATGCGCATCTTGAACTAACGTGTGAGCTAGTTTTGACACTTGCGGTTTATAGTTTCCATTTCCATGACATTCCCAAGTTTTGAAGGACTTTTTTTCTTCCTGTTCATTTCCGTTTGTGTCGTGTTTAGGAGATGAGCATATATACCTATTAGCACTGGGGCTTGGTCCACTAGATCCTCTAACCTCACTTTCTATAACTTTCCTGGTACTTCCTGGACTGTCTGGTGATTTGGGGATATTTGAGCCAGCAAAGACTTGATACACAGGCAGCGTACTTTCCTGGAGTTTTCTTACTGGGGCATTTGATGTTTGTCCCCATTGTGGACCCTTTTCTTGCTTCTGAGCCTCTTGTTCAAATTTTAGCCTAACAGCGCTGACTTTGGAGcatgacatttgaaatggttTAGAAGCGTCACCTGCATTGCCCTGTGAAGTGCCATCACCTGGTTTTCTATTgtcatcattatactgtagcagcACTCTCCTCTCTGGGCTGCTCGGTAAACTAGCACATTTTCTATCACTAGAGCCAAATCTGTCCCTGAAACGTTCTCTACATTCCTCACCACTGCTCCCATTCTTATAGGTTGATCTTTCAGGACTGCTGTGCGTAGAGCTAGGCCCAGATCGTGTTTCCCTAAAGTCTGACCTGCGGGACTTCTTCTCAGGGGATGAGAGCTCATCATTCAGTTTCTCCGTCTTATCACGAAAAAACTGAGAGACTTCACTAAGCTTTTCCTCTGCTTCCTTAACAGTTCTGTCTACTCTGTCTTCATATATTAGCTTTTCTCTATTCTGGCTCTGTCTGTCATCAGTGACACGCATCCAAACAGAGTGCTTTGGGCTACCAGGTTCGGAGGAATACTGCAATAATGTTAGTTTGTCAAAGTTATCATCTACATTGGCATTTTCACCTGATTTGTCAATGTTTGATGACCTCAAAATATATTCTTGCCTTGATCCACTAGACCGTTCCTGACTATAACTACTCCTATCTGGGGAGTGAAAATGAGACCTGTCCCTCAAATACTCCTCGGTGTCAGAGTGAGAAGAGTCTGGTTTCTCAGAGAGAAGCATTTTGTCTGCAAAGTTGTAGGACTCCCCTCTGAGTTCTGATGATTCATCATCATTATATTCCACTGACTGCTGGCTGAGAAGCTTCAGGGCTTTGTACGAGTCATCTGCCATGAGCTGTGCAGAGCTTGGACGACTGTCGTCTTCCTGTGACATGGGCGTGTTTACTCTGGAAGACTCTAGGTAACAGGGGAGCGATTCTTcaggctcctcctctccctgtcgcGACAGTCCGCTGTTCCCTTGGTAGAAGTACATCTCCTTCTCTGGGGCATTTTTTGTTTCCCGGATGATGACCTCAGTTGGTTCAGTTTTGTTGCCCTTTTCAATGTGAACCTCGATTATTCTTTCAACCTTGGGCTTTGAGTTTATATCCCTCTGCGATGTGTCATCATTGCCGGCCCTGTGCTCAAACAGTCCAGCAAGTTCTCTGGAGGGATCCCTGCCTGACTGGAAAGCTTTCATGATATCATGCACTGACATTGATTCTTCCATCCTCTCGGATGCATTCtctttactctggggtttgtggtacacCATTCGGGTGGTAGTCGTGATGTGGGTCTCTTCCTTCACACGCATGCTCTTGCCCATTGAGTCATCGTCTGGGCTGATTTTCATCTGAAATGATTTTGTTTGGTCCACATTGGATGCATTCAGAACTTTGGGTTCTGCATCAGTGTATCGAACTGCCCTTGTATCCTCCATCATTGGTTGCTTGTTATCTTCAGGAGACTCATAACTCCTAATAACACGAACAACCTCAGTCCTTGTCTCAGTGATTACTGGTGGAATATCCTGGAAAAGTGCCTTGGGTCCCATGCCTTCTGCACTCTGTGGGGCAGAGGGTGTCCTTTCACTCCTCGTCTCAAAGCCACTGTCTGAGAGGGGACTCTTGTCCTGGTCATGTGAGATGTCATCTGGAGATTCTAACATGGCATCAGGCCCAAATAGCACATCTGCTAGTTTACAGAGCTCCTTTTCTGAGGCAGAGGACCGCATGTTTGCGGGTGGCATTTTCAGCTTGTGCTCAGGTTTAAGCATTCGTTtttgtttctcctctccttcccttctaACCTCATCGGATTTATGCTTTGCATCTGCAGTTTTTGAGATAGAGCCACTGTCAATGTCATTTGTCAAGTAGTCTACTACCTTCAATAGATTAAAATCTCTGTCTGGTATAGTCTTAGTTTTGATTTGAGGAACCACTGTCTCATATCTTGGTGGATAACTCCAGTTGCTTGGCTGGGGATCCACTGGTGCTTGTTTAGAGCACTGTGCCTCATCGGTTTTATTCATTTTAATAGCCGTCTTGCTATCCTTGACCGTATCCTTGGTCAGTATCTCACTAACTTTGACCAGGTCCTGTTTGACTTTCTCTACAATTCTGCAAGGCTCCTCGTCCTCTATTTTAGCCTCTTTGGGAGAGTCAGACTGGAAACCTTTGGAGGCTGAACTTGGTTCTGTTTGCAAGATGTTAGACATCCGTATCAAGTCCTCTTTCATTTCTGCCACGTCCTTCAGTATCTCTTGGCTGGAGGACAGCGGGGATGAGGTGGTGGATTTCAGGGCAGTCGGGGGCATAAATAAGGGGGATTTGACAGGTGACAGAGTTCTGGCAAAGGAAGACTGGGCTGAGTTTGTCTCAGCAGGCATAGTTTTTCGAGAGGACGAGAGGGCAGCAGCTGGCGTTGACACTTCAGGGAGCTTTTTAAATTGGGGCTCTGGCAACACATTTATAACCGAATACACTGGGACCGTCATGGTGCCAGATGTGACAGTGGTGGTAGAGTTCGGTGGGGACCTTAGAGTGGCATATAGGGAACTAGAGGCTGAGGATCTTATGGATTGGTAAGATGATGACGCTGAGGAGGACATGGACTTCAGAGTGCCATATCCAGAGGCAGAGCAGGAATTGAAAGTCTTTTCAACCTCGTCAAAGGCTGCATTTACGCTTGTCGTTGCTGCATTGGTGGTTGCCTGTATCCTCTCCTGTAAGCTGCTGGAGAGTAGGGACGTGGGCGAGGAGGAGCGGTACTTTGTAGGGGATACTGTTCCATTGATCAGAGCTGCAGCACTAGGAGGTGTGTTGGATTTAATTGGTGAGGAAAGGGAGGAAAATAGACTTAAGGGGTCTGCATTGGACCGGACAGAGGAGAGGCCAGGAACAGTTTTTATAGGAGAGGACGATGCTGTGGTGCCCACCATGACACCCTTGAATGGCAGAGTTGAACTGTACATGTTCAGTGAGGATTTGGGGGAAGCAGGTGGGCTCATGGCGATTGATGACCTCTCTAGCAGACACCCCACACCAGTGCTGATGGGAGAGGTTCTAGAAGACAATGCTGCCAGTCCCTTGATGGAAACGGGGTCTGGAACGCTTCTGACTGGCGATGACAGGAGACTGGGGGTGACCTGAACTGGGTACTGGGTCTGCTGAACTACAGTCTTAATTGGGGATGAAATTGTCCTGTACGACCTGATGGGGGATGCTACGTCGCTGACTGACTTGATGGAATGGGCCGGTGAGCAGCCTATGTTGGACTTGATGGGGGATGCCGAGGTGATGGACCACACGGACTTCAGTGGAGAGGCATTGGGCGTGTTGGACGATGAACTGGAGTGGGAACCGAACCCAGACTTGGCTTGCTCAGGGACGGAGACAGGAACAGCCGACCACGCCTGATAAGATCTCGTTGAAAAGACAGGTTTGTAAGCGTAGCCAGTAGGCTGTGTTCTCTGCGAGCTCCGATCAGTTGTTTCTTGAATAACCAAACCAAAGATTGAACATAAATTCAACaaaaaataattgaaataataaaacaGGAAAACCAGAGAGAGAAAGTTGGCGTCAGTAGGCCAATATTAATCAAAGCAGTAAGAATAATACAATGGTGAATTTATGCAATGTCAATTACTATCTAAACAAAGGTTGGATGAAAAGTGATTGTTTGAGGTCAATGATCTGTCATAAATAGAAAAGATACAAGATAACACATGATGAAGCATATGAGGCAACGAAATGCTTGAGGTAGCTAACAGTGGAGAAGAAAATATTAGAAATGtaccaagacaacaacaacaaccactctAACCATGTGTGACTTTCGATGTGCTTTGTCTGTTTGCCTTTTTGCTACAGTGCCTTTTATATACTTGGTGCCCTTCATGATCATATGTTTTCAATGCCAAAAATGATCCCACAATCCTTTTGGTAGATTATTGGTGCAATAACTGTCTCAAGGGTTCACTTATTGATTGGTTCACACAAAATGAAAGAAGGCCCTGAACAATCGCAAAGCCCATAAGAGTGAGGTGTTCTTCAAAAGAATGAAAAAGATACAAGAGAATAATTTAATTTGACACAGGGTTCAAAATCTATTTCAAAAATAATAAATTAACATTTGGATGTTGCAATGCCAGTTGTTTTCCCACAAATGTGATGAGACAACAAAAAACAGGAAAATAAATTTCACAAAATGGAGAGGGTCTGCAAAGTATAAGACACAGTAAACCATGCAAGTGTTGTCGTGGATGGATATGAATCATGACGTCTATGATGACAGTATGGAAAGTGCTCATAATTCTACACTATGGATGTATGGATATATCATAAAGGCAATATCTTACACTGCATATGAAGTTGTACAACGTTTCTGAAAGTAAAGATGTTAAACTCACTCGCTGCAGGGTCGGTCAGATAGCTGTAGCGCTTACGCAAAGCTAAGGAGGCAAAGGTATGACGTCGGTCTGGTTTTTCAgtctgcaacaacaaaaacaacaaaatatgtTTTAACATAAAATGTAGATTGGATTTAAAGGCCAAAAAGGTATCTTCCCTTTTTTCACACTACTGCCAGAATTTCTcccattttgtggttttgaaatAAAATCAAGATGATGCATTTAGATTTTCTGAAGTCCATGTTGTTGAGATAGTAGGCACTGTAGGTGATTGTGTTGTAAGTCACCTTCGGCTGATGACTCAAATATCCATGCTTTCCTCTGATTGGATAGATTAAGTGTTACATTGGTGGTGCGATTTAAAGTGTATTTATCTGTCTAATTTTGAAGAAACACATGCAATATGTGATTATTAGATTTGGAGAACTCTGGTGAGATGTCCACAAGCTGACACTGAGAATGCACCTGATCTCTAAAATAAATGATTTAAAGAGGACTCACTCCATTAGTCATGGATGAATGTTCTTTTGAGATCATGAGATGTAATGTAAATGAAGGAAAACACTCTGAGATATAGCTATAAAACATGAAACATTCATGTCATCTTTTGCTGACTAGGTTATGTTGACTTTTCCTCATGCAACGAATAACTCATTGGTCTTGTATAGGTGTGAACAAAACATTGGCAGAAGATGGCTGAAACCACAACTAAGCTAGAGTACTATGCACTACAGCGGGGTTTATCCTCTTCTATCTGCcattccgaaagcactgtatgtcACGCTCTCTGAAAATAGTGTGGAGGGATGGTGTTTCCTACTAGCCTACCTACTGAACACATATGGAAAGAAAGATATGGAAAATAAGCCAGGGTGTGGTACACAAATTGCTCCACTTGGCTTGGGATGAGGACAATAATAATGAAA is a window of Salmo salar chromosome ssa18, Ssal_v3.1, whole genome shotgun sequence DNA encoding:
- the LOC106577144 gene encoding ankyrin-3 isoform X18, translated to MAHAASALKKNRDVDVNAIEDEKEKKRRIKKLASREQKRKSDSNASYLRAARAGNLEKALDYLKSGVEINICNQNGLNALHLASKEGHVEVVAELLKLEANVDAATKKGNTALHIASLAGQTEVVKELVTNGANVNAQSQNGFTPLYMAAQENHIEVVRFLLEHNSSQSMATEDGFTPLAVALQQGHDQVVSLLLENDTKGKVRLPALHIAARKDDTKAAALLLQNDRNADVESKMMVNKTTESGFTPLHIAAHYGNINVATLLLNRGGAVDFMARNDITPLHVASKRGNSNMVKLLLDRGSKIDAKTKDGLTPLHCGARSGHEQVVEILLDRGAPILSKTKNGLSPLHMATQGDHINCVQLLLQNDVPVDDVTNDYLTALHVAAHCGHYKVAKLIVDKKANPNAKALNGFTPLHIACKKNRAKVMELLLKHGASIQAVTESGLTPIHVAAFMGHENIVNSLTHHGASPNTTNVRGETALHMAARAGQADVVRYLLQNGAKVETKAKDDQTALHISSRLGKADIVQQLLQRGASANAATTSGYTPLHLAAREGHEDVAAMLLDQGASLSASTKKGFSPLHVAAKYGKMEVASLLLQKRAAPDAAGKSGLTPLHVAAHYDNQRVALLLLDQGASPHAAAKNGYTPLHIAAKKNQMDIGTTLLEYGADTNAVTRQGISPVHLAAQEGSVDLVSLLLTKNASVNMGNKSGLTPLHLAAQEDKVNVAEVLLNQGADVDPSTKMGYTPLHVACHYGNVKMADFLIQNQARVDDKTKNGYTPLHQAAQQGHTHIINLLLQHGASANQLTVNGSTALSIACRLGYISVVDTLRPVTDENLTSVTATEKHKMNIPETMNEFLDMSDDEAKANAPEILNDDCISDVDEGEDAMTGDTDKYLRPQDLKELGDDSLPQEGYMGFSIGVRSASLRSFSSDRSNTLNRSSYARDSMMIEEILAPTKDTHLAVTRDYDAECLRRYSWTPDTIDHSNTVSSPIHSGFLVSFMVDARGGSMRGSRSNGMRIIIPPRKCTAPTRITCRLAKRHKLAYPPPMVEGEGLVSRLVEVGPAGAQFLGPVIVEIPHFGSMRGKERELIVLRSDNGDTWKEHQYDCHPSDITDILNGMDEELDSNAELEKKRICRIITRDFPQYFAVVSRIKQESNHMGPEGGTLTSLTMPMVQASFPQGALTKKIRVGLQAQPVPDDMVRNLLGNRATFSPIVTVEPRRRKFHKPITMTIPVPPRSAEGHPIGPRGDSTPCLRLLCSITGGTSPAQWEDITGTTPLSFVTDCVSFTTNVSARFWLADCHQIPETVGLASQLYRELICVPYLAKFVVFAKMNDPVESRLRCFCMTDDKVDKTLEQQENFEEVARSKDIEVLEGKPIHVDCYGNLSPLIKSGQQLIFNFFSFKENRLPFNVKVRDMGQEPCGRLSFLKEPKTTKGLPQTAICNLNITLPTHKKDMMESDPDDETEKPDRRHTFASLALRKRYSYLTDPAAKTTDRSSQRTQPTGYAYKPVFSTRSYQAWSAVPVSVPEQAKSGFGSHSSSSSNTPNASPLKSVWSITSASPIKSNIGCSPAHSIKSVSDVASPIRSYRTISSPIKTVVQQTQYPVQVTPSLLSSPVRSVPDPVSIKGLAALSSRTSPISTGVGCLLERSSIAMSPPASPKSSLNMYSSTLPFKGVMVGTTASSSPIKTVPGLSSVRSNADPLSLFSSLSSPIKSNTPPSAAALINGTVSPTKYRSSSPTSLLSSSLQERIQATTNAATTSVNAAFDEVEKTFNSCSASGYGTLKSMSSSASSSYQSIRSSASSSLYATLRSPPNSTTTVTSGTMTVPVYSVINVLPEPQFKKLPEVSTPAAALSSSRKTMPAETNSAQSSFARTLSPVKSPLFMPPTALKSTTSSPLSSSQEILKDVAEMKEDLIRMSNILQTEPSSASKGFQSDSPKEAKIEDEEPCRIVEKVKQDLVKVSEILTKDTVKDSKTAIKMNKTDEAQCSKQAPVDPQPSNWSYPPRYETVVPQIKTKTIPDRDFNLLKVVDYLTNDIDSGSISKTADAKHKSDEVRREGEEKQKRMLKPEHKLKMPPANMRSSASEKELCKLADVLFGPDAMLESPDDISHDQDKSPLSDSGFETRSERTPSAPQSAEGMGPKALFQDIPPVITETRTEVVRVIRSYESPEDNKQPMMEDTRAVRYTDAEPKVLNASNVDQTKSFQMKISPDDDSMGKSMRVKEETHITTTTRMVYHKPQSKENASERMEESMSVHDIMKAFQSGRDPSRELAGLFEHRAGNDDTSQRDINSKPKVERIIEVHIEKGNKTEPTEVIIRETKNAPEKEMYFYQGNSGLSRQGEEEPEESLPCYLESSRVNTPMSQEDDSRPSSAQLMADDSYKALKLLSQQSVEYNDDESSELRGESYNFADKMLLSEKPDSSHSDTEEYLRDRSHFHSPDRSSYSQERSSGSRQEYILRSSNIDKSGENANVDDNFDKLTLLQYSSEPGSPKHSVWMRVTDDRQSQNREKLIYEDRVDRTVKEAEEKLSEVSQFFRDKTEKLNDELSSPEKKSRRSDFRETRSGPSSTHSSPERSTYKNGSSGEECRERFRDRFGSSDRKCASLPSSPERRVLLQYNDDNRKPGDGTSQGNAGDASKPFQMSCSKVSAVRLKFEQEAQKQEKGPQWGQTSNAPVRKLQESTLPVYQVFAGSNIPKSPDSPGSTRKVIESEVRGSSGPSPSANRYICSSPKHDTNGNEQEEKKSFKTWECHGNGNYKPQVSKLAHTLVQDAHGNDRNSQRQLQGFRDGITSKEETTKKTIYTELVVRENPNSSDVRTGSLKKNSESQIPVRMPCSFSENHQSTSLKLDTSVKLCERAGSQIPTLARNRLHGSSEANKSTNDSSVEKSSDSYDSSQSTVVCNGIDSDQVEYLENITPVVVTEGFKDIKPLPVYVSIQVGKQYEKETTGLLGTYQKIVSHESRTVHETRGAFYTVKQKQPPSPQGSPEDDTLEQVTFMDSSGKSPVTPETPSSEEVSLASRKTDSVIGYMPSMPSPIAEESEEDEGKTFIYTESLPQKTKPASSEPSNRNQETLKRPKEKRVAYIEFPPPPPLEAEHSDPEKRGSCASSEAETEMMEVNLQEEHDQHLLAEPIIRVQPPSPVPPGADDSNSSDDESIFHPIPNKKYTFKMKEKEEGEKRLKPKKPERNGNNKESGTNGVVKAEEEDLEQNDQSITDCSIATTEFSHDTDATEIDSLDGYDLQDEDDGLSEQDPKTSSLSNDGKTCDRSFSQSKLEVIEEEKTPSEDGGDNGKANSDQNIGDEKDYTLEGRHPDRQGDRQGFADNFFGYQLEEELNSTFKTVATKGLDFDPWSSKGGEGVFDAKAKEEDPKPFGLSVDDKSQATTPDTTPARTPTDESTPTSEPNPFPFHEGKMFEMTRSGAIDMSKRDFVEERLQFFQIGEHSSDGKSGDKGRGGKSPGVVTSQSKTGERGEGVKVETATDSSTSAKCSPAQTGTGCSDAPSGVTVAEITSSCTITASKVDPKLRTPIKMGIAVSITVKKDSGDLKECKAEMAESQMAEYINLENQSVESQSSGYTDPKLSERRDYPAENCNNNNNLESSSVQANYIQCGSVVFNLQSSSEPTLQKASRIEALFCSDSVERVEESSVQAEQRESEAIKEAETKQQKSRLPVKAPGWSFRTQATAIGKQKPKQVVKAEVRRRAEPVIAKVEPRSRIPIKDIKKSSTTSSPISVQVTAQSSRERVAIQLPSRFSIKNRSQVSSAGETSRENASEVCKRTIEYFKGISGETLKLADRLSDEEKKTQGEQSEEDSTSRSTSLSAPSQPSRSSRSGRGSRAEAGALSVRAKVDRASGSERSRRSRRTGGKEGSQVAGPRAPPVAEIKPSPQSPCERTDLRMAIVADHLGLSWTELAREMDFSVDEINHIRVENPNSLTAQSFMLLKKWVSRDGKNATTDALTGVLTKVNRMDIVTLLEGPIFDYGNISGTRSFADDNAVYLDQADDYHSILAELQSPVQLHSDPPFTELHSEPPTLTIDPTPVQLHPHPPTLILTQSEPWNDHMEPSVDPDTSTRTTLRPWELSLSIHTLHLDPTAATNTGMAEGDQVLMVQVEEEKKEVDISLQHQEDSRQTGASAVVAEGEAEEEAEEVVKGGGEEGVEVGEMAEEGDKVVEAKIGAKVVEGGKVAEEGAKVRVEGGKVEWAKVRVEGAKAVENGAEVVEEGGAYLSPQAWAEALGEQGVSGSTEEEDGDEDEKTEDKLKSLLEDIHLEEGSEEEDEEMTEARVQEIVSQVQQAEKDVCSLPGWHSDTSSVNVEPPTPGRSVSSDLLDRQENSQENSSDSITSSSRGEPARSRHNGDNTELPPQDGSLPVSQDSANGRTGRGKEEGTLVSERKVQQHFSESGSDEERTVTTRVFRRRVILKGEQAKNIPGESVTEEQFTDEDGNIITRKVIRKVIRRVSTPTPDDQGGDRGSWDRGDPWPCPFLLEEELEQGDGAKSRKEERSGEKKLQS